From a region of the Pseudodesulfovibrio senegalensis genome:
- a CDS encoding CoB--CoM heterodisulfide reductase iron-sulfur subunit A family protein encodes MRIGVFVCHCGSNIEGTVDTAEVSRIASDYPEVAFATDTMYACSEPGQDGIIEAIGEHKLDGVVVASCTPRMHEATFRNTLERAGLNPYMFEMANIREHVSWIGKDREANTNKAADLVRMAVEKLRRNRPLTPKEFDINRRVLVIGGGVAGIQAALDCADAGLEVIMVERESTIGGKMAKLDKTFPTVDCSSCILGPRMVEVAQHPNITLHAYSEVDGVSGYVGNFSVKIKKKARYVDWNKCTGCGECVEKCPSRKAPNTFDELIGPGRAINIPFPQAIPKKATINADYCIRLTKGKCGACEKVCPAGAIDFDQQDEIISEEVGAVVAATGYDLFDWTVYEEYGGGRYPDVITSLQYERLLSASGPTGGHVKRPSDGKEPKNVVFIQCVGSRDKSVDRPYCSGFCCMYTAKQAILTKDHIPDSTSYVFYMDIRAPGKLYDEFTRRAMEEYGAQYIRGRVGMVYPDGKGNLTVRGADTLLGKQVEIQADLVVLAVGVESAKNSPQLAEKLRISYDKYGFFMEGHPKLKPCETNTAGVYLAGACQGPKDIPASVAQGSAAASKVIGLFSKKKLKSDPQTALVDIKRCIGCGKCVLTCPFGAIKETDFRGQPKAEVIETVCQGCGICSSTCPQGAIQLRHFTDNQILAEVEAICRF; translated from the coding sequence ATGAGAATCGGAGTATTCGTCTGCCACTGCGGCAGCAATATCGAAGGAACCGTGGACACGGCCGAAGTAAGCCGCATCGCCAGTGACTACCCGGAAGTGGCCTTTGCCACGGACACCATGTACGCCTGTTCCGAACCCGGACAGGACGGCATCATCGAGGCCATCGGCGAGCACAAGCTCGACGGCGTGGTGGTGGCGTCCTGCACGCCCCGCATGCACGAGGCCACGTTCCGCAACACGCTGGAACGCGCAGGACTCAATCCGTACATGTTTGAAATGGCCAACATCCGGGAGCACGTCTCGTGGATCGGCAAGGACCGCGAGGCCAACACCAACAAGGCCGCAGATCTGGTGCGCATGGCCGTGGAAAAGCTCCGGCGCAACCGCCCGCTCACGCCCAAGGAATTCGACATCAACCGCCGCGTGCTGGTCATCGGCGGCGGCGTGGCCGGAATACAGGCCGCGCTGGACTGTGCGGACGCCGGGCTGGAGGTAATCATGGTGGAGCGCGAATCCACCATCGGCGGCAAGATGGCCAAGCTCGACAAGACCTTTCCCACGGTGGACTGTTCCAGCTGCATTCTGGGACCGCGCATGGTGGAAGTCGCCCAGCATCCCAACATCACGCTTCACGCCTATTCCGAGGTGGACGGCGTTTCCGGCTACGTGGGCAATTTCTCGGTCAAGATAAAGAAAAAAGCCCGCTATGTGGACTGGAATAAATGTACGGGCTGCGGCGAGTGCGTGGAGAAATGTCCCTCGCGCAAGGCGCCCAACACCTTTGACGAACTCATCGGGCCGGGCCGGGCCATCAATATTCCCTTTCCGCAGGCCATCCCCAAAAAGGCCACCATCAACGCGGACTACTGCATCCGGCTGACCAAGGGCAAATGCGGCGCGTGCGAAAAGGTCTGCCCTGCCGGAGCCATCGACTTCGACCAGCAGGACGAGATCATCAGCGAAGAGGTGGGCGCGGTTGTCGCGGCTACGGGCTACGACCTGTTCGACTGGACCGTGTACGAGGAATACGGCGGCGGCCGCTATCCGGACGTGATCACCTCCCTGCAGTACGAACGGCTGCTTTCGGCCTCCGGCCCCACGGGCGGACACGTCAAACGCCCCTCGGACGGCAAGGAACCCAAAAACGTGGTCTTCATCCAGTGCGTGGGCTCGCGCGACAAGTCCGTGGACCGTCCGTACTGTTCGGGTTTCTGCTGCATGTACACGGCCAAGCAGGCCATCCTGACCAAGGATCACATTCCCGACTCCACTTCCTATGTCTTTTACATGGACATCCGTGCTCCGGGGAAGCTCTATGACGAGTTCACCCGCCGGGCCATGGAGGAATACGGCGCGCAATACATCCGTGGCCGCGTGGGCATGGTCTACCCGGACGGCAAGGGCAACCTGACCGTGCGCGGGGCCGACACCCTGCTGGGAAAGCAGGTGGAGATACAGGCGGACCTGGTGGTGCTGGCCGTGGGCGTGGAGTCTGCCAAGAATTCACCGCAACTGGCCGAAAAGCTGCGCATTTCCTATGATAAATACGGCTTCTTCATGGAAGGCCACCCCAAGCTCAAGCCCTGCGAGACCAACACCGCGGGCGTGTACCTTGCCGGAGCCTGCCAGGGCCCCAAGGATATCCCGGCCTCCGTGGCCCAGGGCAGTGCGGCCGCATCCAAGGTCATCGGCCTATTTTCCAAGAAAAAACTCAAGAGCGATCCCCAGACCGCGCTCGTTGACATCAAACGCTGCATCGGCTGCGGCAAATGCGTGCTGACCTGCCCGTTCGGGGCCATCAAGGAAACGGACTTCCGGGGCCAGCCCAAGGCCGAGGTCATCGAAACCGTATGCCAGGGCTGCGGCATCTGCTCGTCCACCTGTCCGCAGGGGGCCATCCAGCTCAGACACTTCACCGACAACCAGATTCTCGCGGAGGTTGAGGCAATATGCCGGTTCTAA
- a CDS encoding CoB--CoM heterodisulfide reductase iron-sulfur subunit B family protein, whose amino-acid sequence MTKHAYAYYPGCSGQGTSMEYERSTRAVCEALGIQLDEIPDWSCCGSTPAHAFDHTLSAALSGRNLGLAAKQGHDCVLTPCPSCLTNLKTAGKHISGDENFRDKVNRLLDEPLGTIPETKSVLQVLFEDLGPDWISEKVKRPLTGLKVVTYYGCILTRPPGLMEFDSEENPISMDMLMRAAGAEVLPYPLKTECCGASHGVARKDLVMRLSGRLLDMADSLGAQAVVTACPLCQMNLDLRQSQVNSANSAHYKLPIFYYTQLLGWAFGLPDASLGLDKLCVDPGPALRSIAANEDAA is encoded by the coding sequence ATGACCAAGCACGCCTACGCCTATTATCCGGGCTGTTCCGGGCAGGGAACATCCATGGAGTATGAACGCTCCACCCGCGCCGTGTGCGAGGCCCTCGGCATCCAGCTGGACGAAATCCCGGACTGGAGCTGTTGCGGATCCACCCCGGCCCACGCCTTCGACCACACCTTGTCCGCGGCCCTTTCCGGCCGCAACCTCGGGCTGGCCGCCAAGCAGGGGCACGACTGCGTGCTGACCCCCTGCCCCAGCTGCCTGACCAACCTCAAGACCGCGGGCAAACACATTTCGGGCGACGAGAATTTTCGGGACAAGGTCAACCGTCTGCTGGACGAGCCGCTGGGAACCATTCCCGAGACCAAATCCGTGCTGCAGGTGCTCTTCGAGGACCTCGGCCCGGACTGGATTTCCGAAAAGGTCAAGCGCCCGCTGACCGGTCTCAAGGTGGTCACCTATTACGGCTGCATCCTGACCCGGCCTCCGGGACTCATGGAGTTCGACAGCGAGGAAAACCCCATCAGCATGGACATGCTCATGCGGGCCGCCGGGGCCGAGGTGCTGCCCTATCCGCTCAAGACCGAATGTTGCGGCGCGTCGCACGGCGTGGCGCGAAAAGACCTTGTCATGCGCCTTTCCGGCAGGCTGCTGGACATGGCGGATTCGCTGGGAGCGCAAGCGGTGGTCACGGCCTGCCCCCTGTGCCAGATGAATCTGGACCTGCGGCAGAGTCAGGTCAATTCGGCCAACAGCGCGCACTACAAGCTGCCCATTTTCTACTACACCCAGTTGCTGGGCTGGGCCTTTGGCCTGCCCGACGCGAGCCTCGGTCTGGACAAGCTTTGCGTGGACCCCGGTCCCGCCCTACGTTCCATTGCCGCAAACGAGGACGCGGCCTAG
- a CDS encoding 4Fe-4S dicluster domain-containing protein, whose amino-acid sequence MPPDTVMQTVNLTDSPDRTFTNRITEESGQNLSLCYQCGNCTASCPYSFGFDIPVSQIMRLLQTGQKEPVLTSSSIWLCASCTSCTTRCPNNIDVAKVMDVLRHEARRQGFAKERRVKAFFDSFLDSVRRHGRVFEMGLMVNYIRKTGRFWTDLELGPKMLPKGKLAFKPHQIQGKEAIARIFERFEKEGF is encoded by the coding sequence ATGCCTCCGGATACTGTCATGCAAACAGTAAATCTCACCGATTCCCCGGACAGGACCTTCACCAACCGCATTACGGAAGAAAGCGGCCAAAACCTCTCGCTGTGCTACCAGTGCGGCAACTGTACGGCCAGCTGCCCGTATTCCTTCGGGTTCGACATTCCGGTCAGCCAGATCATGCGTCTGCTGCAAACCGGGCAAAAAGAACCCGTGCTCACTTCCTCGTCCATATGGCTGTGTGCGTCCTGCACCTCCTGCACCACTCGATGCCCAAACAACATCGACGTGGCCAAGGTCATGGATGTGCTGCGTCATGAGGCGCGGCGGCAGGGCTTTGCCAAGGAACGCAGGGTCAAGGCATTTTTCGACAGCTTTCTCGATTCGGTCCGCCGCCACGGCCGCGTTTTCGAAATGGGGCTCATGGTCAACTATATCCGCAAGACCGGACGTTTCTGGACCGATCTTGAACTCGGCCCCAAAATGCTGCCCAAAGGCAAGCTGGCCTTCAAGCCCCACCAAATTCAGGGCAAGGAAGCCATCGCCCGCATTTTCGAGCGTTTCGAAAAGGAAGGTTTCTAG
- a CDS encoding dihydrolipoyl dehydrogenase family protein, whose translation MQHDLVVIGAGPGGFDAAIEAAEAGLRTALVEKADLGGTCLNWGCIPTKVMLGATSAIEELAGQSKMKVASGSIKVDFAALQTRKGKLIAGTRKAMAQRLKSLGVDFFSGSARVETPGKITVQGENPATLEYGKLVIASGSRPIFFPGLEPDNDTVVDSNGFLALKSVPESLIVIGAGFIGIEMAQVAHRLGAKIHMVDAMDRVAPAEDPEVSKALGSMFKRWKWDLRLGVRVQSVTTQNGRALLTLDSGETIEADKALVAVGRGPVTDGMNLETLGVSIERGGITVNENLEAAPDVYAVGDVNGMIQLAHAASHQAHYVVSRMTGKTDEAYASGPVPSVLYGAPEAMRVGRMPEEVAESGQQCEVSKFALAGNPMAQAHAATQGFVKVVWADDTVAGVTAVGHDVSRLTTPSTMIVQEGWTREDTYGTIFPHPSLDEALLGALRAERKPA comes from the coding sequence ATGCAACATGATCTGGTGGTCATCGGCGCGGGACCGGGTGGTTTTGATGCGGCCATCGAGGCCGCCGAAGCCGGACTCAGAACCGCATTGGTGGAAAAGGCCGACCTCGGCGGCACCTGCCTGAACTGGGGGTGCATCCCCACCAAGGTCATGCTCGGCGCCACCTCGGCCATCGAGGAACTGGCAGGACAGTCCAAGATGAAGGTGGCTTCCGGCTCCATCAAGGTGGACTTTGCAGCCCTGCAAACCCGCAAGGGCAAGCTCATCGCCGGAACGCGCAAGGCCATGGCCCAGCGGCTCAAGTCGCTTGGCGTGGACTTCTTTTCGGGCAGCGCCCGCGTGGAGACTCCCGGAAAAATCACCGTGCAGGGCGAAAACCCGGCAACGCTGGAATACGGCAAGCTCGTCATCGCCAGCGGATCCCGGCCCATTTTCTTTCCGGGGCTGGAGCCGGACAACGACACGGTCGTCGATTCCAACGGATTTCTGGCGCTCAAGTCCGTGCCCGAATCCCTCATCGTAATCGGGGCCGGATTCATCGGCATTGAAATGGCGCAGGTAGCCCACAGGCTCGGCGCGAAAATCCACATGGTGGACGCCATGGATCGCGTGGCCCCGGCCGAAGACCCGGAAGTTTCCAAGGCCCTCGGCTCCATGTTCAAACGCTGGAAATGGGATCTGCGACTGGGTGTGCGCGTGCAATCCGTGACCACCCAGAACGGCCGCGCCCTGCTCACGCTGGACTCGGGCGAAACCATCGAGGCGGACAAGGCGCTGGTGGCCGTGGGACGCGGTCCGGTCACGGACGGCATGAACCTCGAAACCCTGGGCGTTTCCATCGAGCGCGGCGGCATCACGGTCAACGAAAACCTTGAGGCTGCGCCCGATGTGTACGCGGTCGGCGACGTGAACGGCATGATTCAGCTGGCCCATGCGGCCAGCCATCAGGCACACTACGTTGTTTCCCGCATGACCGGAAAAACCGACGAGGCATATGCCTCCGGCCCGGTCCCCTCGGTGCTCTACGGCGCTCCCGAGGCCATGCGCGTGGGCAGAATGCCCGAAGAGGTAGCCGAATCCGGCCAACAATGCGAAGTGTCGAAATTCGCGCTGGCAGGCAACCCCATGGCCCAGGCCCATGCGGCCACGCAAGGATTCGTCAAGGTTGTCTGGGCAGACGACACCGTGGCGGGGGTCACGGCTGTCGGGCATGACGTATCGCGGCTGACCACGCCCTCCACCATGATCGTGCAGGAAGGCTGGACCCGTGAAGACACATACGGAACCATCTTCCCCCACCCCTCGCTGGACGAGGCCTTGCTCGGCGCGCTCAGGGCCGAACGAAAACCGGCCTGA
- the gcvPB gene encoding aminomethyl-transferring glycine dehydrogenase subunit GcvPB has translation MKTIFEKSVAGREGCWPCEGLAEEAYIPKELLRNEEAGLPSAGELDVVRHFTKLSQRNFGVDGNFYPLGSCTMKYNPKFTENVAALPGFTRLHPVLPQLQGAGRLCQGALEVMYETEKLLCEITGMNAYTLHPMAGAHGELTGVMLMAAYHRDKGNKKTKVIVPDSAHGTNPASAAIAGYEVVSIESRDGIVDPEALREVLDDDVAGMMMTCPNTLGLFEKNLPEVVAMLREVDALLYYDGANLNAVMGKIRVGDVGFDIVHLNLHKTFATPHGGGGPGSGPVGVSERVAPYLPISRVQKLEDGQFFLDYDYPKSIGYVAPFYGNFGVFLKAYAYILRLGATGLTRATENAVLSANYMRKRLEEAFEIPYNRTCMHEFVLSAVRQAEKGVRALDIAKALLDKGHHAPTIYFPLIVKECMMIEPTETENKATLDTFVDDLIAIAEMADADPEALQHAPTTLPVTRLDETKAARGMELTEDLANAT, from the coding sequence ATGAAGACCATATTCGAAAAATCGGTTGCGGGCCGCGAAGGCTGCTGGCCCTGCGAAGGGCTTGCCGAAGAGGCATACATTCCCAAAGAGCTGCTGAGAAACGAGGAAGCCGGACTGCCCTCGGCCGGAGAACTGGACGTGGTGCGCCACTTCACCAAGCTCTCCCAGCGCAACTTCGGTGTGGACGGCAATTTCTATCCGCTGGGATCGTGCACCATGAAGTACAATCCCAAGTTCACGGAAAACGTGGCCGCACTGCCCGGCTTCACCCGGCTGCACCCGGTGCTGCCCCAGCTGCAGGGCGCAGGACGCCTGTGCCAGGGCGCGCTGGAAGTCATGTACGAAACCGAAAAACTGCTCTGCGAAATCACGGGCATGAACGCCTACACCCTGCACCCCATGGCCGGTGCGCACGGTGAACTCACGGGTGTGATGCTCATGGCCGCGTACCATCGCGACAAGGGCAACAAGAAGACCAAGGTCATCGTGCCCGACTCGGCCCACGGCACCAACCCGGCTTCGGCGGCCATTGCCGGATACGAGGTGGTTTCCATTGAATCGCGCGACGGCATCGTGGACCCCGAAGCCCTGCGCGAAGTGCTGGACGACGATGTCGCGGGCATGATGATGACCTGTCCCAACACGCTGGGCCTCTTTGAAAAAAACCTGCCCGAAGTCGTGGCCATGCTGCGCGAAGTGGACGCCCTGCTCTATTACGATGGCGCCAACCTCAACGCGGTCATGGGCAAGATACGCGTGGGCGACGTGGGTTTCGACATCGTGCACCTGAACCTGCACAAGACGTTCGCCACGCCCCACGGCGGCGGCGGTCCCGGCTCCGGCCCGGTGGGCGTTTCCGAACGGGTCGCACCGTACCTGCCCATTTCCCGGGTGCAGAAACTGGAAGACGGCCAATTCTTCCTTGATTACGACTACCCGAAATCCATCGGCTATGTGGCCCCGTTCTATGGAAACTTCGGCGTGTTCCTCAAGGCATACGCCTACATCCTGCGGCTGGGCGCGACCGGCCTGACGCGTGCCACGGAAAACGCCGTGCTCTCGGCCAACTACATGCGCAAGCGTCTGGAAGAGGCCTTCGAGATTCCCTACAACCGCACCTGCATGCATGAATTCGTGCTCAGCGCGGTGCGGCAGGCCGAAAAAGGCGTGCGCGCGCTGGACATCGCCAAGGCCCTGCTGGACAAGGGACACCATGCGCCCACGATCTACTTCCCGCTCATCGTCAAGGAATGCATGATGATCGAGCCGACCGAAACCGAAAACAAGGCCACGCTGGACACCTTTGTGGACGACCTCATCGCCATTGCCGAAATGGCGGACGCCGACCCCGAAGCCCTGCAGCACGCGCCCACGACACTGCCCGTGACCCGTCTGGATGAAACCAAAGCGGCCCGCGGCATGGAACTGACAGAGGATCTTGCCAATGCAACATGA
- the gcvPA gene encoding aminomethyl-transferring glycine dehydrogenase subunit GcvPA, which yields MPFVPHTPEEVREMLAVIGVDSVEDLFAEITNSMRPQSFDIPEGLSEMEVLAKLEGMAAKNATDSASFLGAGFYDHYIPAAVDALTMRGEFYTAYTPYQPEASQGTLQAIFEYQTAVCRLMDMDCANASVYDGGTALYEAVMMAVRKTKRRKVVLSEALNPIYRVMLDSYITNLNLELVCVPHKNGRTDIEGLKAAIDDKTAAVLVQNPNFFGSVNDFTDLFNAAREQKAVSIISSYPVLQTLLKTPGQMGADVAVAEGQSLGLPLSFGGPYLGIMTCTKKMVRQMPGRIVGRTQDTEGRTGYVLTLQAREQHIRRQKATSNICSNQSLCALRALVHMCALGEMGMRRAARLSIERAHLCAEKLTAIPGVEMLTDGPFGNEFAVTLPVNAYEVIARLSDRGFIPGFPLGRYYEGLENGLLLACTEKTSEEHIGILAEMMKGALK from the coding sequence ATGCCGTTTGTTCCGCATACACCGGAAGAAGTCCGGGAAATGCTGGCCGTCATCGGCGTGGATTCGGTGGAAGACCTCTTTGCCGAAATCACGAATTCCATGAGGCCGCAGAGCTTTGACATACCCGAAGGCCTGAGCGAAATGGAAGTGCTGGCCAAGCTGGAAGGCATGGCCGCCAAAAACGCCACGGACAGCGCAAGCTTTCTGGGCGCAGGCTTCTATGATCATTATATCCCGGCGGCCGTTGACGCGCTGACCATGCGCGGCGAATTTTACACCGCCTACACTCCGTACCAGCCCGAGGCCAGCCAGGGCACCCTGCAGGCCATCTTCGAATACCAGACCGCGGTCTGCCGCCTCATGGACATGGACTGCGCCAATGCCTCGGTATACGACGGCGGCACGGCCCTGTATGAGGCGGTCATGATGGCCGTGCGCAAGACCAAACGCCGCAAGGTGGTACTCAGCGAAGCGCTCAACCCCATCTACAGGGTCATGCTCGACTCCTACATCACCAACCTGAACCTCGAACTGGTCTGCGTGCCCCACAAGAACGGCCGCACGGACATCGAGGGACTCAAGGCGGCCATAGACGACAAGACCGCCGCGGTTCTGGTGCAGAACCCGAACTTCTTCGGCTCGGTCAACGACTTCACCGATCTTTTCAATGCCGCTCGCGAGCAAAAGGCCGTGAGCATCATCTCCAGCTACCCGGTGCTCCAGACCCTGCTCAAGACGCCGGGCCAGATGGGCGCGGACGTGGCCGTGGCAGAAGGCCAGAGCCTCGGCCTGCCCCTTTCCTTCGGCGGCCCGTACCTCGGCATCATGACTTGCACCAAGAAGATGGTCCGCCAGATGCCCGGCCGCATCGTGGGCCGCACGCAGGACACCGAAGGCCGCACCGGATACGTGCTGACCCTTCAGGCCCGCGAACAGCACATCCGCAGGCAGAAGGCCACCTCAAACATTTGCTCCAACCAATCGCTGTGCGCACTGCGCGCATTGGTACACATGTGTGCGCTGGGCGAAATGGGCATGCGCCGCGCCGCACGCCTTTCCATCGAGCGCGCACACCTGTGCGCGGAAAAGCTCACGGCAATCCCCGGAGTCGAAATGCTCACGGACGGCCCGTTTGGCAACGAATTCGCCGTGACCCTGCCCGTCAACGCCTATGAAGTTATCGCCCGATTGAGCGACCGGGGATTCATTCCGGGCTTTCCGCTGGGCCGCTACTACGAGGGACTGGAAAACGGACTGCTGCTGGCCTGCACCGAAAAGACCAGCGAAGAGCACATCGGCATCCTTGCCGAGATGATGAAGGGGGCCCTGAAATGA
- the gcvH gene encoding glycine cleavage system protein GcvH — protein sequence MIPAELKYAKTHEWVKIEGDIAVIGITQFAQEQLGDLTFVELPAVGDTIEQGDEFGSVESVKAASELYAPVSGEVVEINDELEDAPEKVNESPFEEGWMLKVRIEGEPADLLDADAYAALIESEAH from the coding sequence TGATTCCCGCCGAACTCAAGTATGCGAAAACCCACGAATGGGTAAAAATCGAAGGTGACATCGCCGTAATCGGCATCACCCAGTTTGCCCAGGAACAACTTGGCGACCTGACCTTTGTTGAACTCCCTGCCGTGGGCGACACCATCGAACAGGGTGACGAATTCGGCTCGGTCGAATCCGTCAAGGCAGCCAGCGAGCTGTATGCCCCGGTGTCCGGCGAAGTGGTGGAAATCAACGACGAGCTTGAAGACGCCCCGGAAAAGGTCAACGAATCCCCCTTTGAAGAGGGCTGGATGCTCAAGGTGCGCATCGAAGGCGAACCTGCTGACCTTCTGGACGCAGATGCCTACGCAGCCCTGATCGAATCCGAAGCGCACTAG